Within Phycisphaerae bacterium, the genomic segment CAGGGCGAACGAGCGGACGTTCCAGTTGATTTCTCACGTGGCCGGCCGCGCGGGACGCTCTGTGAAAAAAGGAGTGGTATTTGTTCAAACATTCCTGCCGGACCAGCCGGCCATACAATTTGCGCTCAAAAATGATTTCGACGGGTTTGTTAAAGAGGAGTTAAAGCACCGCAGGGCCTGCAATTTGCCCCCGTTTTGGCGGTTGGCCGGTGTGATTATGCGGGACAGGAATTTCGATAGACTCGAAGCCGCTTCTGTTGTGATACGCAGGAAGGTCGATGATATTGTAAAACGAGACGACCTGAAGGTGACTGTCAGGGGGCCGATGCCGGCGGTGATAAATCGGATACAGCAGTTCCACAGGATGCAGATAATTATCCAGTCGGCCAAAGCTGAAACTATACAGCGATTATTTACAACGCTCCGGGCCGACCTGTGGCGGCTTCGTCCCGCAGTCAAGGTCGCCATAGATATAGACCCTGTCAACTTATTGTAGCTTGCAATTCCGGCATTTATGTGCTATATTTCCCATTTCTATGTCTTTCGGGGCGTAGCTCAGCTTGGATAGAGCGCTTGGTTCGGGACCAAGAGGCCGGTGGTTCAAATCCACTCGCCCCGATTTTTTACTAATGAGGGTTTGTGATGCCGATTTTTGAATATAAATGCGATAAATGTGGCAAGATAACCGAGTTGCTTGAAACAAGCGGCAGCCGCGGCGTTAGGAGCTGTGCTCATTGCGGCAGCAGCAAACTGACAAAACAGATTTCGGTATTTTCGGCGCAGGTCAAGGCGGGGCAATCAAAAAAATGCTTCGGCTGCAGCGATAACACCTGTCCTCATTCGAACGGGTAAATACTCGTAAATATGAAACGGTAAAATAGGAAGCAATGGACGAGAAAAAAAACGGTTATAACTTCAACGAGATAGAAAAGAAGTGGCAGCGGTTCTGGGAAGAGAACAAGACATTTAAGGCCAGGGACTGCGACAATTCCAGGTGCAAGTATTACGTTCTCGATATGTTTCCCTACCCCAGCGCTGCCGGCCTGCACGTCGGCCATCCGGAAGGTTATACGGCCAGCGACATTGTTTCCCGCTATAAGCGGATGAAAGGTTTCAACGTCCTGCATCCTATGGGCTGGGATGCGTTCGGTCTGCCCGCAGAACAGTATGCTGTTGCAACTGGAACGCATCCTGCTCAGACCACTCAAAAGAATATTGATGGTATGCGCCGGCAAATCGAATCACTGGGCTTTAGCTATGACTGGGACAGGGAGGTTAATACTACCGACCCGAATTATTACAAGTGGACGCAGTGGATATTTCTGAAATTCTACAACAGTTACTTTGATGAAGATGAGCAAAAGGCCAAGCCTATCGAAGAACTGCCGATACAAAAAGATTTGAGCGAGGAAGGAAAACGGATTTTCATAGATGGTCACCGTCTGGCTTATGAAGATTTCGCCCCGGTCAATTGGTGTCCTGAGTTGGGCACTGTTCTTGCGAACGAGGAAGTTGTCGGTGGTGTAAGCGAACGTGGCGGCCATCCTGTTATAAGAAGACCAATGCGGCAGTGGATGCTGAGGATAACGAAGTACTGTGAGCGTCTTCTTAAGGGGCTTGACGAGGTTGACTGGCCGCATTCGATCAAGAAGCTTCAGCAGGACTGGATCGGCAAGAGCATCGGCGCAGAGGTTGATTTTAAAGTTGACGGATACGATATTAAACCTATCCGTGTTTTTACAACTCGCCCGGATACCTTATTCGGGGCGACGTATATGGTACTGGCGCCAGAGCATGAACATGTCGATATGATAACGACTGATAAATATATAAATGCGGTAGAAGACTACAAATTCAAGGCTCTTAACAAAAGCGATTTGGACAGGACAGATTTAGCTAAAGAAAAAACCGGCGTATTTACCGGTGCTTACGCAATCAATCCAGTAAACAACGAAAAAATCCCAATCTGGATAAGCGACTATGTTTTAATCAGCTACGGCACGGGCGCAATAATGTCGGTGCCGGCCCACGATGAAAGGGATTTCGAATTCGCCAAAAAATTCGATTTGCAGATTATTCCGGTTGTCGAACCGGATGACCGTGAGCAGGCCGAGTTGGTTAAGAAAGGCCAATTTTGTTTCATCGGCGACGGCAAAGCAATAAACTCCGGCCGGTTTAGCGGCCTGACAACAGCCCAGTTCAAAGAGCAAATTACAAATTGGCTCGCAGAAAAAGGCCTCGGCGGAAAAGCGGTTAACTATAAACTGCGCGACTGGCTTTTCAGCAGGCAGCGCTATTGGGGTGAGCCTTTTCCGATATTGCATGCTGAGGATGGCAGAAGAATTGCTCTGACTAAAGAAGATCTTCCTCTAAGATTGCCGGAGGTGGATGATTATAAGCCGAGCGGGGATGGTGAGCCGCCTTTGGCAAAAACGACTGACTGGGTCAATGTGACACTGGCCGATGGAGTAAAGGCCAAACGCGAAACCAATACAATGCCTCAATGGGCGGGAAGCTGCTGGTATTATCTGCGTTACCTTGACCCGGAGAATCCCCGCCAGGGCTGGGACCCGGAGAAGGAAAAATACTGGATGCCTGTCGATTTGTATATTGGAGGTGCGGAACACGCGGTGCTGCACCTTTTGTATTCGCGGTTCTGGCACAAGCTGCTTTTCGACTTAGGTTTCGTCAGCACCAAAGAGCCGTTCAAAAAGCTCGTCAATCAGGGAATGATTTTGGGCGAGGACGGCCAGAAGATGAGCAAATCTCGCGGCAACGTGATTAATCCAGATAAAGTCGTCGCCGATTATGGCGCCGATTCGATGCGGCTGTACGAAATGTTTATGGGGCCGCTGGAATCAATGAAACCTTGGAGTATGCAGGGCGTTGAAGGTGTGTTCAGGTTTCTTAAGAGAACCTGGTCGATGATAGTTGATGAAGATATCGGCGAGCTTGTCGAGAATATTAAAGATGCCGATGCTGATGAGACAACCCTTAGATTGCTGCACCAGACTATAAAGAAGGTTGGAGATGATATTGAAACATTCGGTTTCAATAC encodes:
- a CDS encoding zinc ribbon domain-containing protein gives rise to the protein MPIFEYKCDKCGKITELLETSGSRGVRSCAHCGSSKLTKQISVFSAQVKAGQSKKCFGCSDNTCPHSNG
- the leuS gene encoding leucine--tRNA ligase; translated protein: MDEKKNGYNFNEIEKKWQRFWEENKTFKARDCDNSRCKYYVLDMFPYPSAAGLHVGHPEGYTASDIVSRYKRMKGFNVLHPMGWDAFGLPAEQYAVATGTHPAQTTQKNIDGMRRQIESLGFSYDWDREVNTTDPNYYKWTQWIFLKFYNSYFDEDEQKAKPIEELPIQKDLSEEGKRIFIDGHRLAYEDFAPVNWCPELGTVLANEEVVGGVSERGGHPVIRRPMRQWMLRITKYCERLLKGLDEVDWPHSIKKLQQDWIGKSIGAEVDFKVDGYDIKPIRVFTTRPDTLFGATYMVLAPEHEHVDMITTDKYINAVEDYKFKALNKSDLDRTDLAKEKTGVFTGAYAINPVNNEKIPIWISDYVLISYGTGAIMSVPAHDERDFEFAKKFDLQIIPVVEPDDREQAELVKKGQFCFIGDGKAINSGRFSGLTTAQFKEQITNWLAEKGLGGKAVNYKLRDWLFSRQRYWGEPFPILHAEDGRRIALTKEDLPLRLPEVDDYKPSGDGEPPLAKTTDWVNVTLADGVKAKRETNTMPQWAGSCWYYLRYLDPENPRQGWDPEKEKYWMPVDLYIGGAEHAVLHLLYSRFWHKLLFDLGFVSTKEPFKKLVNQGMILGEDGQKMSKSRGNVINPDKVVADYGADSMRLYEMFMGPLESMKPWSMQGVEGVFRFLKRTWSMIVDEDIGELVENIKDADADETTLRLLHQTIKKVGDDIETFGFNTAISQMMIFVNHLSKQEIRPKSVVEKFLLVLAPFAPHIAEELWERLGHTNTLAYEPWPEYDVRIIKEKEIELVIQVNGKIKDRIVVSADADEEQIKQKALAGEKVKKALDGKEPKKIIVIKSRLVNIVI